The Candidatus Dependentiae bacterium genome has a window encoding:
- a CDS encoding SPFH/Band 7/PHB domain protein, with product MIFTFYTFFILFVLFLLLVISKSTYIVKQSEVIMVERLGKYNKMLKSGIHFVIPFIDQPRRVFWTFVKEAPSAPGKLYRYNELLERIDLREAVYDFPKQNVITRDNVTMEINALLYYQITDPERAIYEVSNLPQAIEKLTQTTLRNVIGALDLDGTLVSRDQINEKLREILDDATDKWGVKVNRVELQEVNPPQDIRVAMEKQMRAERDKRALILEAEGKKQAAILEAEGEKMSKITRAQGEAEARLLTTQAESEAIQMISKAVPGADPLPYMVALNYIKALPEITKDKEGKMILLPYESSALMGSLSTIKEIFKS from the coding sequence AATCTGAAGTGATAATGGTTGAGCGTCTTGGAAAATATAATAAAATGCTCAAATCAGGAATACATTTTGTGATTCCTTTTATAGATCAACCAAGAAGAGTTTTTTGGACTTTTGTAAAAGAAGCTCCATCTGCTCCGGGAAAATTATACAGATACAATGAGCTTCTTGAGCGAATTGATTTAAGAGAAGCTGTTTATGATTTCCCAAAGCAAAATGTTATCACAAGAGATAACGTTACTATGGAAATAAACGCTTTACTTTATTATCAGATTACAGATCCTGAAAGAGCGATTTATGAAGTTTCCAATTTGCCTCAAGCTATTGAAAAATTGACCCAAACAACTTTGCGTAACGTTATTGGAGCATTGGATCTTGACGGAACATTGGTTTCACGTGATCAAATTAATGAAAAATTACGTGAAATTCTTGATGATGCAACAGATAAATGGGGCGTTAAGGTCAATAGAGTTGAGTTGCAAGAAGTAAATCCTCCACAGGATATTCGAGTTGCAATGGAAAAACAGATGAGAGCTGAGCGAGATAAGCGTGCATTAATACTTGAAGCTGAAGGTAAAAAACAGGCAGCCATTCTTGAAGCTGAAGGTGAAAAAATGTCAAAAATTACCCGAGCTCAAGGTGAAGCTGAGGCAAGACTTTTAACAACGCAAGCAGAATCTGAAGCTATTCAGATGATAAGCAAGGCTGTTCCAGGTGCTGATCCATTGCCATATATGGTTGCGCTTAATTATATAAAGGCTTTGCCTGAAATTACAAAAGACAAAGAAGGTAAGATGATTTTATTACCATATGAATCTAGTGCTTTGATGGGTTCTTTGTCTACAATTAAAGAGATATTTAAATCTTAA